A single region of the Oryzias latipes chromosome 21, ASM223467v1 genome encodes:
- the myo1b gene encoding unconventional myosin-Ib isoform X9, with the protein MEGKASLLDNMIGVGDMVLLEPLSEDSFLENLKKRFDHNEIYTYIGSVVISMNPYRSLPIYTPEKVEEYRNRNFYELSPHIYALADEAYRSLRDQDKDQCILITGESGAGKTEASKLVMSYVAAVCGKGQEVNKVKEQLLQSNPVLEAFGNAKTVRNDNSSRFGKYMDIEFDFKGDPLGGVISNYLLEKSRVVKQPRGERNFHVFYQLLSGASDETLKKLKLDRDVSKYNYLCLDSASVSGVDDAANFRTVRNAMQIVGFMEDEVQSVLQLVAAVLKLGNIEFKPESRSNGLDESRVKDKNDLKEMCELLGIEQSVLERAFSYRTVEAKSEKVSTTLNVAQAYYARDALAKNLYSRLFSWLVTRINGSIKAQAKTRHKVMGVLDIYGFEIFEDNSFEQFIINYCNEKLQQIFIELTLREEQEEYIREGIEWTNIEYFNNAVICDLMENNQNGILAMLDEECLRPGTVTDETFLDKLNTICAEHQHFESRLSKNSKFLTDHSLPHNCFRIQHYAGKVLYRVEGFVDKNNDLLYRDLSQAMYKANHNLIKQLFPEGSPAKINLKRPPTAGFQFKASVGTLMRNLQTKNPNYIRCIKPNDKKASHIFTESLVCHQVRYLGLMENVRVRRAGYAFRQAYEPCLERYKMLCKKTWPHWKGPARQGVEVLMADLKVPAEEYSYGRSKIFIRNPRTLFFLEERRRQCLQDLAALIQKIYRGWKCRRQFLLMKKSQVVVAAWYRRYAQEKKYKKIKRATTVMQSYARGWQARKLLRQLKHQKRCEEAATTIAAYWHGTQVRREYRKFFRANAGKKIYNFTVQRIIQKYFLNLRKNLPSMSPIDKSWPTRPYSFLDGVHTELRRIFHLWRCKKYRSQFTEEKKAVYEEKLEASKLFKDRKALYPSSVSQSFKGDYLEINKNPKYQKLHSAVDEKVLLADTISKINRANGKGTPRIFLLTKKSVVLADQKTGQVKASVPLLDLASVSVSKQSDGFFALKLKEGSASAVKGDFLLSSERLIEIITKLYRLSAANAERVPLSVDISDEFLVQFKTDKVCVKFIQGSPRNGNSASCKRKNNRLLEVSVPSTP; encoded by the exons ACGTACATCGGCAGCGTGGTGATCTCCATGAACCCCTACAGGTCCCTGCCCATCTACACGCCAGAAAAAGTGGAGGAGTATCGCAACAGGAACTTCTACGAACTCAGCCCCCACAT CTATGCTTTGGCAGATGAGGCCTATCGCTCTCTTCGGGACCAGGACAAGGACCAGTGCATCCTCATCACGGGGGAGAGTGGAGCTGGGAAAACGG AGGCCAGCAAGCTGGTGATGTCATATGTGGCGGCGGTGTGTGGGAAGGGCCAGGAGGTGAACAAGGTCaaggagcagctgctgcagtccAACCCCGTTCTGGAGG cttttggAAATGCCAAAACTGTACGAAACGACAACTCTTCAAGATTT GGAAAGTACATGGACATTGAGTTTGATTTCAAGGGAGATCCTCTGGGTGGAGTCATCAGCAACT ATCTGCTGGAGAAGTCTCGTGTGGTTAAACAGCCCAGAGGAGAAAGGAACTTCCACGTCTTTTACCAGCTCTTGTCGGGAGCTTCTGACGAGACACTCA AGAAGCTGAAACTGGACCGGGACGTCAGCAAGTACAATTACCTGTGCTTGGACTCCGCCTCCGTCAGTGGTGTGGATGACGCAGCCAACTTCAGGACCGTCAGA AATGCCATGCAAATCGTGGGCTTCATGGAGGACGAGGTGCAGTCGGTGCTGCAGTTGGTGGCCGCCGTGCTGAAGCTCGGCAACATCGAGTTCAAGCCGGAGTCTCGCTCCAACGGCCTGGACGAGAGCCGCGTCAAAGACAAAAACG ATTTGAAGGAGATGTGTGAGCTGCTGGGAATTGAACAGTCAGTGCTGGAGAGAGCCTTCAGCTACCGTACAGTGGAGGCGAAGTCAGAGAAGGTGTCCACCACCCTAAATGTGGCCCAG gcCTACTACGCCCGAGACGCCCTCGccaaaaacctctacagtcgcCTTTTCAGCTGGCTGGTCACCAGGATCAATGGAAGCATAAAA GCACAAGCGAAGACTCGCCACAAGGTGATGGGGGTTCTGGACATCTACGGCTTTGAGATATTTGAG GACAACAGCTTTGAGCAGTTCATCATCAACTACTGCAacgagaagctgcagcagattttcATCGAGTTGACGCTgcgggaggagcaggaggagtaCATCCGAGAG GGCATCGAGTGGACCAACATCGAGTACTTCAACAATGCTGTCATCTGTGACCTCATGGAGAAC AACCAAAACGGCATCTTGGCCATGTTGGATGAGGAGTGCCTGCGACCCGGGACCGTCACCGATGAGACCTTTTTGGACAAACTGAACACGATCTGTGCAGAACATCAGCACTTTGAGAGTCGCCTCAGCAAGAATTCAAAGTTCCTGACTGACCACAGCCTTCCACACAACTGCTTCCGCATTCAGCACTACGCTGGCAAG GTGCTGTACCGGGTAGAAGGCTTCGTTGACAAGAACAACGACCTGCTGTACCGGGACTTGTCACAGGCCATGTACAAGGCCAACCACAACCTCATCAAACAGCTGTTCCCTGAAGGTAGTCCAGCCAAAATCAACCTAAAGAGACCCCCCACTGCTGGATTTCAGTTCAAAGCATCTGTTGGCACACTGATGAGGAACCTGCAGACCAAGAACCCAAACTACATCCG gTGTATCAAGCCCAACGATAAGAAGGCCTCCCACATCTTCACGGAGTCCCTGGTGTGCCATCAGGTGCGTTACTTGGGCCTCATGGAGAATGTCCGTGTGCGGAGAGCGGGCTACGCCTTCCGTCAGGCCTACGAGCCCTGCCTGGAGCGCTACAAGATGCTCTGCAAGAAGACCTGGCCGCACTGGAAAGGACCTGCCAG GCAAGGAGTGGAGGTGCTGATGGCTGACCTGAAGGTTCCCGCAGAGGAGTACTCCTACGGCCGCTCCAAGATCTTCATCAGGAACCCAAGAACG CTTTTCTTCctggaggagagaaggaggcaGTGTTTACAGGACCTAGCCGCCCTCATTCAGAAGATCTACCGGGGTTGGAAGTGCCGCAGACAGTTCCTACTGATGAAGAAGAGCCAGGTGGTGGTGGCGGCGTGGTACCGTCGATATGCG CAAGAAAAGAAGTACAAGAAGATCAAACGTGCCACCACGGTGATGCAGTCCTACGCTCGAGGCTGGCAG gctcgCAAGCTCCTGAGACAGCTGAAGCACCAAAAGAGGTGTGAGGAGGCGGCAACCACCATCGCTGCTTACTGGCACGGCACACAG GTCCGCAGGGAGTACAGGAAGTTCTTCAGGGCGAACGCAGGCAAGAAGATCTACAACTTCACAGTCCAGAGAATA ATTCAGAAGTACTTCCTCAACCTGAGGAAAAACCTGCCCTCCATGTCTCCCATTGATAAGAGCTGGCCAACCAGACCCTACTCCTTCCTAGACGGCGTCCACACAGAGCTCCGGAGGATCTTCCACCTTTGGAGG TGCAAGAAATACAGGAGCCAGTTCACAGAGGAGAAGAAGGCCGTGTACGAAGAGAAGCTGGAGGCGAGCAAGCTCTTCAAAGACAGAAAGGCTCTGTATCCAAGCAG CGTGAGCCAATCCTTCAAAGGAGATTACCTGGAGATCAACAAGAACCCCAAGTATCAGAAACTGCACAGCGCCGTGGATGAGAAGGTTCTGCTGGCCGACACCATCAGCAAGATCAACAGGGCTAACGGAAAG GGTACACCTCGTATTTTCCTCCTGACGAAGAAGAGCGTCGTCCTGGCTGACCAGAAAACGGGTCAGGTGAAGGCCAGCGTCCCTCTGCTGGACCTCGCCAGCGTGTCGGTCAGCAAGCAGAGCGACGGATTCTTTGCTCTCAAACTCAAGGAG GGCTCAGCCTCGGCTGTGAAAGGCGATTTCCTCCTGAGCAGCGAGCGCCTGATCGAAATCATCACCAAACTTTACCGCCTCAGCGCCGCCAACGCGGAGCGGGTGCCGCTCAGCGTGGACATCTCAGACGA GTTCCTGGTCCAGTTCAAAACTGACAAGGTGTGCGTGAAATTCATCCAGGGGAGCCCCAGGAACGGCAACAGCGCGTCCTGCAAGCGCAAAAACAACCGCCTGCTGGAGGTGTCCGTGCCATCAACGCCGTAG
- the myo1b gene encoding unconventional myosin-Ib isoform X6 gives MEGKASLLDNMIGVGDMVLLEPLSEDSFLENLKKRFDHNEIYTYIGSVVISMNPYRSLPIYTPEKVEEYRNRNFYELSPHIYALADEAYRSLRDQDKDQCILITGESGAGKTEASKLVMSYVAAVCGKGQEVNKVKEQLLQSNPVLEAFGNAKTVRNDNSSRFGKYMDIEFDFKGDPLGGVISNYLLEKSRVVKQPRGERNFHVFYQLLSGASDETLKKLKLDRDVSKYNYLCLDSASVSGVDDAANFRTVRNAMQIVGFMEDEVQSVLQLVAAVLKLGNIEFKPESRSNGLDESRVKDKNDLKEMCELLGIEQSVLERAFSYRTVEAKSEKVSTTLNVAQAYYARDALAKNLYSRLFSWLVTRINGSIKAQAKTRHKVMGVLDIYGFEIFEEGDNSFEQFIINYCNEKLQQIFIELTLREEQEEYIREGIEWTNIEYFNNAVICDLMENNQNGILAMLDEECLRPGTVTDETFLDKLNTICAEHQHFESRLSKNSKFLTDHSLPHNCFRIQHYAGKVLYRVEGFVDKNNDLLYRDLSQAMYKANHNLIKQLFPEGSPAKINLKRPPTAGFQFKASVGTLMRNLQTKNPNYIRCIKPNDKKASHIFTESLVCHQVRYLGLMENVRVRRAGYAFRQAYEPCLERYKMLCKKTWPHWKGPARQGVEVLMADLKVPAEEYSYGRSKIFIRNPRTLFFLEERRRQCLQDLAALIQKIYRGWKCRRQFLLMKKSQVVVAAWYRRYAQEKKYKKIKRATTVMQSYARGWQARKLLRQLKHQKRCEEAATTIAAYWHGTQARRELRRLKEEARRKHAVAVIWAYWQGLKVRREYRKFFRANAGKKIYNFTVQRIIQKYFLNLRKNLPSMSPIDKSWPTRPYSFLDGVHTELRRIFHLWRCKKYRSQFTEEKKAVYEEKLEASKLFKDRKALYPSSVSQSFKGDYLEINKNPKYQKLHSAVDEKVLLADTISKINRANGKGTPRIFLLTKKSVVLADQKTGQVKASVPLLDLASVSVSKQSDGFFALKLKEGSASAVKGDFLLSSERLIEIITKLYRLSAANAERVPLSVDISDEFLVQFKTDKVCVKFIQGSPRNGNSASCKRKNNRLLEVSVPSTP, from the exons ACGTACATCGGCAGCGTGGTGATCTCCATGAACCCCTACAGGTCCCTGCCCATCTACACGCCAGAAAAAGTGGAGGAGTATCGCAACAGGAACTTCTACGAACTCAGCCCCCACAT CTATGCTTTGGCAGATGAGGCCTATCGCTCTCTTCGGGACCAGGACAAGGACCAGTGCATCCTCATCACGGGGGAGAGTGGAGCTGGGAAAACGG AGGCCAGCAAGCTGGTGATGTCATATGTGGCGGCGGTGTGTGGGAAGGGCCAGGAGGTGAACAAGGTCaaggagcagctgctgcagtccAACCCCGTTCTGGAGG cttttggAAATGCCAAAACTGTACGAAACGACAACTCTTCAAGATTT GGAAAGTACATGGACATTGAGTTTGATTTCAAGGGAGATCCTCTGGGTGGAGTCATCAGCAACT ATCTGCTGGAGAAGTCTCGTGTGGTTAAACAGCCCAGAGGAGAAAGGAACTTCCACGTCTTTTACCAGCTCTTGTCGGGAGCTTCTGACGAGACACTCA AGAAGCTGAAACTGGACCGGGACGTCAGCAAGTACAATTACCTGTGCTTGGACTCCGCCTCCGTCAGTGGTGTGGATGACGCAGCCAACTTCAGGACCGTCAGA AATGCCATGCAAATCGTGGGCTTCATGGAGGACGAGGTGCAGTCGGTGCTGCAGTTGGTGGCCGCCGTGCTGAAGCTCGGCAACATCGAGTTCAAGCCGGAGTCTCGCTCCAACGGCCTGGACGAGAGCCGCGTCAAAGACAAAAACG ATTTGAAGGAGATGTGTGAGCTGCTGGGAATTGAACAGTCAGTGCTGGAGAGAGCCTTCAGCTACCGTACAGTGGAGGCGAAGTCAGAGAAGGTGTCCACCACCCTAAATGTGGCCCAG gcCTACTACGCCCGAGACGCCCTCGccaaaaacctctacagtcgcCTTTTCAGCTGGCTGGTCACCAGGATCAATGGAAGCATAAAA GCACAAGCGAAGACTCGCCACAAGGTGATGGGGGTTCTGGACATCTACGGCTTTGAGATATTTGAG GAAGGA GACAACAGCTTTGAGCAGTTCATCATCAACTACTGCAacgagaagctgcagcagattttcATCGAGTTGACGCTgcgggaggagcaggaggagtaCATCCGAGAG GGCATCGAGTGGACCAACATCGAGTACTTCAACAATGCTGTCATCTGTGACCTCATGGAGAAC AACCAAAACGGCATCTTGGCCATGTTGGATGAGGAGTGCCTGCGACCCGGGACCGTCACCGATGAGACCTTTTTGGACAAACTGAACACGATCTGTGCAGAACATCAGCACTTTGAGAGTCGCCTCAGCAAGAATTCAAAGTTCCTGACTGACCACAGCCTTCCACACAACTGCTTCCGCATTCAGCACTACGCTGGCAAG GTGCTGTACCGGGTAGAAGGCTTCGTTGACAAGAACAACGACCTGCTGTACCGGGACTTGTCACAGGCCATGTACAAGGCCAACCACAACCTCATCAAACAGCTGTTCCCTGAAGGTAGTCCAGCCAAAATCAACCTAAAGAGACCCCCCACTGCTGGATTTCAGTTCAAAGCATCTGTTGGCACACTGATGAGGAACCTGCAGACCAAGAACCCAAACTACATCCG gTGTATCAAGCCCAACGATAAGAAGGCCTCCCACATCTTCACGGAGTCCCTGGTGTGCCATCAGGTGCGTTACTTGGGCCTCATGGAGAATGTCCGTGTGCGGAGAGCGGGCTACGCCTTCCGTCAGGCCTACGAGCCCTGCCTGGAGCGCTACAAGATGCTCTGCAAGAAGACCTGGCCGCACTGGAAAGGACCTGCCAG GCAAGGAGTGGAGGTGCTGATGGCTGACCTGAAGGTTCCCGCAGAGGAGTACTCCTACGGCCGCTCCAAGATCTTCATCAGGAACCCAAGAACG CTTTTCTTCctggaggagagaaggaggcaGTGTTTACAGGACCTAGCCGCCCTCATTCAGAAGATCTACCGGGGTTGGAAGTGCCGCAGACAGTTCCTACTGATGAAGAAGAGCCAGGTGGTGGTGGCGGCGTGGTACCGTCGATATGCG CAAGAAAAGAAGTACAAGAAGATCAAACGTGCCACCACGGTGATGCAGTCCTACGCTCGAGGCTGGCAG gctcgCAAGCTCCTGAGACAGCTGAAGCACCAAAAGAGGTGTGAGGAGGCGGCAACCACCATCGCTGCTTACTGGCACGGCACACAG GCTCGCAGGGAGCTCaggagactgaaggaggaggccAGGCGTAAGCATGCGGTTGCTGTCATTTGGGCCTACTGGCAGGGACTGAAG GTCCGCAGGGAGTACAGGAAGTTCTTCAGGGCGAACGCAGGCAAGAAGATCTACAACTTCACAGTCCAGAGAATA ATTCAGAAGTACTTCCTCAACCTGAGGAAAAACCTGCCCTCCATGTCTCCCATTGATAAGAGCTGGCCAACCAGACCCTACTCCTTCCTAGACGGCGTCCACACAGAGCTCCGGAGGATCTTCCACCTTTGGAGG TGCAAGAAATACAGGAGCCAGTTCACAGAGGAGAAGAAGGCCGTGTACGAAGAGAAGCTGGAGGCGAGCAAGCTCTTCAAAGACAGAAAGGCTCTGTATCCAAGCAG CGTGAGCCAATCCTTCAAAGGAGATTACCTGGAGATCAACAAGAACCCCAAGTATCAGAAACTGCACAGCGCCGTGGATGAGAAGGTTCTGCTGGCCGACACCATCAGCAAGATCAACAGGGCTAACGGAAAG GGTACACCTCGTATTTTCCTCCTGACGAAGAAGAGCGTCGTCCTGGCTGACCAGAAAACGGGTCAGGTGAAGGCCAGCGTCCCTCTGCTGGACCTCGCCAGCGTGTCGGTCAGCAAGCAGAGCGACGGATTCTTTGCTCTCAAACTCAAGGAG GGCTCAGCCTCGGCTGTGAAAGGCGATTTCCTCCTGAGCAGCGAGCGCCTGATCGAAATCATCACCAAACTTTACCGCCTCAGCGCCGCCAACGCGGAGCGGGTGCCGCTCAGCGTGGACATCTCAGACGA GTTCCTGGTCCAGTTCAAAACTGACAAGGTGTGCGTGAAATTCATCCAGGGGAGCCCCAGGAACGGCAACAGCGCGTCCTGCAAGCGCAAAAACAACCGCCTGCTGGAGGTGTCCGTGCCATCAACGCCGTAG
- the myo1b gene encoding unconventional myosin-Ib isoform X1 — translation MEGKASLLDNMIGVGDMVLLEPLSEDSFLENLKKRFDHNEIYTYIGSVVISMNPYRSLPIYTPEKVEEYRNRNFYELSPHIYALADEAYRSLRDQDKDQCILITGESGAGKTEASKLVMSYVAAVCGKGQEVNKVKEQLLQSNPVLEAFGNAKTVRNDNSSRFGKYMDIEFDFKGDPLGGVISNYLLEKSRVVKQPRGERNFHVFYQLLSGASDETLKKLKLDRDVSKYNYLCLDSASVSGVDDAANFRTVRNAMQIVGFMEDEVQSVLQLVAAVLKLGNIEFKPESRSNGLDESRVKDKNDLKEMCELLGIEQSVLERAFSYRTVEAKSEKVSTTLNVAQAYYARDALAKNLYSRLFSWLVTRINGSIKAQAKTRHKVMGVLDIYGFEIFEEGDNSFEQFIINYCNEKLQQIFIELTLREEQEEYIREGIEWTNIEYFNNAVICDLMENNQNGILAMLDEECLRPGTVTDETFLDKLNTICAEHQHFESRLSKNSKFLTDHSLPHNCFRIQHYAGKVLYRVEGFVDKNNDLLYRDLSQAMYKANHNLIKQLFPEGSPAKINLKRPPTAGFQFKASVGTLMRNLQTKNPNYIRCIKPNDKKASHIFTESLVCHQVRYLGLMENVRVRRAGYAFRQAYEPCLERYKMLCKKTWPHWKGPARQGVEVLMADLKVPAEEYSYGRSKIFIRNPRTLFFLEERRRQCLQDLAALIQKIYRGWKCRRQFLLMKKSQVVVAAWYRRYAQEKKYKKIKRATTVMQSYARGWQARKLLRQLKHQKRCEEAATTIAAYWHGTQARMELRRLKEEVRNKHAVTVIWAYWQGTKARTELRQLKEEARNKHAVSVIWAGWQGTKARRELRRLKEEARRKHAVAVIWAYWQGLKVRREYRKFFRANAGKKIYNFTVQRIIQKYFLNLRKNLPSMSPIDKSWPTRPYSFLDGVHTELRRIFHLWRCKKYRSQFTEEKKAVYEEKLEASKLFKDRKALYPSSVSQSFKGDYLEINKNPKYQKLHSAVDEKVLLADTISKINRANGKGTPRIFLLTKKSVVLADQKTGQVKASVPLLDLASVSVSKQSDGFFALKLKEGSASAVKGDFLLSSERLIEIITKLYRLSAANAERVPLSVDISDEFLVQFKTDKVCVKFIQGSPRNGNSASCKRKNNRLLEVSVPSTP, via the exons ACGTACATCGGCAGCGTGGTGATCTCCATGAACCCCTACAGGTCCCTGCCCATCTACACGCCAGAAAAAGTGGAGGAGTATCGCAACAGGAACTTCTACGAACTCAGCCCCCACAT CTATGCTTTGGCAGATGAGGCCTATCGCTCTCTTCGGGACCAGGACAAGGACCAGTGCATCCTCATCACGGGGGAGAGTGGAGCTGGGAAAACGG AGGCCAGCAAGCTGGTGATGTCATATGTGGCGGCGGTGTGTGGGAAGGGCCAGGAGGTGAACAAGGTCaaggagcagctgctgcagtccAACCCCGTTCTGGAGG cttttggAAATGCCAAAACTGTACGAAACGACAACTCTTCAAGATTT GGAAAGTACATGGACATTGAGTTTGATTTCAAGGGAGATCCTCTGGGTGGAGTCATCAGCAACT ATCTGCTGGAGAAGTCTCGTGTGGTTAAACAGCCCAGAGGAGAAAGGAACTTCCACGTCTTTTACCAGCTCTTGTCGGGAGCTTCTGACGAGACACTCA AGAAGCTGAAACTGGACCGGGACGTCAGCAAGTACAATTACCTGTGCTTGGACTCCGCCTCCGTCAGTGGTGTGGATGACGCAGCCAACTTCAGGACCGTCAGA AATGCCATGCAAATCGTGGGCTTCATGGAGGACGAGGTGCAGTCGGTGCTGCAGTTGGTGGCCGCCGTGCTGAAGCTCGGCAACATCGAGTTCAAGCCGGAGTCTCGCTCCAACGGCCTGGACGAGAGCCGCGTCAAAGACAAAAACG ATTTGAAGGAGATGTGTGAGCTGCTGGGAATTGAACAGTCAGTGCTGGAGAGAGCCTTCAGCTACCGTACAGTGGAGGCGAAGTCAGAGAAGGTGTCCACCACCCTAAATGTGGCCCAG gcCTACTACGCCCGAGACGCCCTCGccaaaaacctctacagtcgcCTTTTCAGCTGGCTGGTCACCAGGATCAATGGAAGCATAAAA GCACAAGCGAAGACTCGCCACAAGGTGATGGGGGTTCTGGACATCTACGGCTTTGAGATATTTGAG GAAGGA GACAACAGCTTTGAGCAGTTCATCATCAACTACTGCAacgagaagctgcagcagattttcATCGAGTTGACGCTgcgggaggagcaggaggagtaCATCCGAGAG GGCATCGAGTGGACCAACATCGAGTACTTCAACAATGCTGTCATCTGTGACCTCATGGAGAAC AACCAAAACGGCATCTTGGCCATGTTGGATGAGGAGTGCCTGCGACCCGGGACCGTCACCGATGAGACCTTTTTGGACAAACTGAACACGATCTGTGCAGAACATCAGCACTTTGAGAGTCGCCTCAGCAAGAATTCAAAGTTCCTGACTGACCACAGCCTTCCACACAACTGCTTCCGCATTCAGCACTACGCTGGCAAG GTGCTGTACCGGGTAGAAGGCTTCGTTGACAAGAACAACGACCTGCTGTACCGGGACTTGTCACAGGCCATGTACAAGGCCAACCACAACCTCATCAAACAGCTGTTCCCTGAAGGTAGTCCAGCCAAAATCAACCTAAAGAGACCCCCCACTGCTGGATTTCAGTTCAAAGCATCTGTTGGCACACTGATGAGGAACCTGCAGACCAAGAACCCAAACTACATCCG gTGTATCAAGCCCAACGATAAGAAGGCCTCCCACATCTTCACGGAGTCCCTGGTGTGCCATCAGGTGCGTTACTTGGGCCTCATGGAGAATGTCCGTGTGCGGAGAGCGGGCTACGCCTTCCGTCAGGCCTACGAGCCCTGCCTGGAGCGCTACAAGATGCTCTGCAAGAAGACCTGGCCGCACTGGAAAGGACCTGCCAG GCAAGGAGTGGAGGTGCTGATGGCTGACCTGAAGGTTCCCGCAGAGGAGTACTCCTACGGCCGCTCCAAGATCTTCATCAGGAACCCAAGAACG CTTTTCTTCctggaggagagaaggaggcaGTGTTTACAGGACCTAGCCGCCCTCATTCAGAAGATCTACCGGGGTTGGAAGTGCCGCAGACAGTTCCTACTGATGAAGAAGAGCCAGGTGGTGGTGGCGGCGTGGTACCGTCGATATGCG CAAGAAAAGAAGTACAAGAAGATCAAACGTGCCACCACGGTGATGCAGTCCTACGCTCGAGGCTGGCAG gctcgCAAGCTCCTGAGACAGCTGAAGCACCAAAAGAGGTGTGAGGAGGCGGCAACCACCATCGCTGCTTACTGGCACGGCACACAG gCTCGGATGGAGCTGAGGCGTCTAAAAGAAGAAGTGCGGAATAAACACGCCGTGACAGTAATTTGGGCGTACTGGCAGGGAACCAAG GCCCGGACAGAGCTGCGTCAGCTGAAGGAGGAGGCGAGGAATAAACATGCTGTGTCGGTCATTTGGGCCGGCTGGCAGGGCACCAAG GCTCGCAGGGAGCTCaggagactgaaggaggaggccAGGCGTAAGCATGCGGTTGCTGTCATTTGGGCCTACTGGCAGGGACTGAAG GTCCGCAGGGAGTACAGGAAGTTCTTCAGGGCGAACGCAGGCAAGAAGATCTACAACTTCACAGTCCAGAGAATA ATTCAGAAGTACTTCCTCAACCTGAGGAAAAACCTGCCCTCCATGTCTCCCATTGATAAGAGCTGGCCAACCAGACCCTACTCCTTCCTAGACGGCGTCCACACAGAGCTCCGGAGGATCTTCCACCTTTGGAGG TGCAAGAAATACAGGAGCCAGTTCACAGAGGAGAAGAAGGCCGTGTACGAAGAGAAGCTGGAGGCGAGCAAGCTCTTCAAAGACAGAAAGGCTCTGTATCCAAGCAG CGTGAGCCAATCCTTCAAAGGAGATTACCTGGAGATCAACAAGAACCCCAAGTATCAGAAACTGCACAGCGCCGTGGATGAGAAGGTTCTGCTGGCCGACACCATCAGCAAGATCAACAGGGCTAACGGAAAG GGTACACCTCGTATTTTCCTCCTGACGAAGAAGAGCGTCGTCCTGGCTGACCAGAAAACGGGTCAGGTGAAGGCCAGCGTCCCTCTGCTGGACCTCGCCAGCGTGTCGGTCAGCAAGCAGAGCGACGGATTCTTTGCTCTCAAACTCAAGGAG GGCTCAGCCTCGGCTGTGAAAGGCGATTTCCTCCTGAGCAGCGAGCGCCTGATCGAAATCATCACCAAACTTTACCGCCTCAGCGCCGCCAACGCGGAGCGGGTGCCGCTCAGCGTGGACATCTCAGACGA GTTCCTGGTCCAGTTCAAAACTGACAAGGTGTGCGTGAAATTCATCCAGGGGAGCCCCAGGAACGGCAACAGCGCGTCCTGCAAGCGCAAAAACAACCGCCTGCTGGAGGTGTCCGTGCCATCAACGCCGTAG